The following DNA comes from Erigeron canadensis isolate Cc75 chromosome 3, C_canadensis_v1, whole genome shotgun sequence.
AGGAAGAGAGAAGTGTAGAAACTTTGTGCAGAATAATAAAGGATAATGTAAGGCATAAAATGATGTCAATTAGTGTTAAAAACACTATGAAGGTAAGCAATATTGCTAAAGGATGGAACTTGAGATGGAGTAATAACTCTCTGGTTGCTATTGAAGATTAAAGGTTTGTTTGTTAGCTTTTTGCAGAGGTTCTACATTAGTGTATGCGAATGAGAATAGAGAGCGGTAAAAGATGACACTTTTTGGTCTCATTCTAGCACTAAGTGTAGAATATGCTGCCATGGATGCTGTGAATCCTTAGCTTGCTGCTGAAGGAAGGCTATGTATTGTATGAGTATATAGGTCGTGAGGTATTACTTTTGGTTTTGATATTGTTTAGATGAATTCATGTTCTATTATTAATTGTACAGttgtatttgtaatttttgtgCATATTAATGAGAAAGTGCATATTAATgagaaattcacctttaaagttaacattttcacacacacatatatatataatatataatttgcatCGGATCCGCATCTTGCGATGGGATATCAGTGTGACCCCCGACTCTCACGACAAATTTAGTTTATGCGCGGGATATGTTATATATCCGGCAGTTAGAGGCACATGCATTAAAGAGTTAAAGAATATGACTGAAATTGATGTGCTATAGCAATGGCAACTAGGATCCAAATGAAACAGTACCAAATGATGTTTTGTATAATTATGCATGGAGAATTTGTAAAAGGCAAACATACCTAATGTTGAAAGGGCCCCTATATATTTGATTGTGAGACGTGTTGTCATATGAACCTCCTACAATATTAGTCCCCCCCAAAAGCCTCTTCTCACTTTCTTGACCTATATTAATCTCATCTACATACAATAATGTTAATCTAGCTTATTGACTATTATAATCCTATGTGGTTCACCCATACAACATAAAAGTAAGTACTAGCTATTTGGGTTGTCCTTTTTAATTATCGATCAACTATCTATCACACaaagaaatagaaaatgaaGGTATGCTAATGCATAAATTACGTACCTTAcgtaaatttatttcatttagttaattaatttgttgaCTTCATATTAATTAACTATGATATATATGACCTCGTAATTAACATGTTGTTAATACTAATTGTCCACAGATTTTCAACTGGGTTCATCGTAGGTTTCATCATAAATGTGACCCCCTCACTTCTCAACTATGCATTTTCTTAATTAAGATTACCCTTATAATTAGTTGTTTTATAAGTAAGttttattaatatgttttataaatgcACTAATTAATGTCGACAGATGAAGAGCAAGATGCCACTAAGGCCGCGGAGGTTACTGAAAATGGGAAAGACAAGCTAGCTTTGCTTAACGATAATAATGAACCTCCTTTGGATCATAGTGTGTTTGATGGTTGGAAGGAAGGCATACTTGCTATTGGAACATTCGGGTTCGATCCTGCATTATCCAAAGATATTGAGCAAGAAGAAGCGTATGTTTGTGATAACGCTACTCGTGATGAAGTATCTACGGATGAGGACGAGGAAGAAGATATGGAACATCCATTGGTATTAAAGGCTTGTAAGCATGGGTTCTTTGATGATCATAAGAAAGATGATCATCATTACAAGTACTTGCCACAATGTGATGAAATTTCTCAACTCAATGATCATGATGAAGATGGTGTAGTAGAGGACACTGAtgatctgatgatgatgatgaaatatCAAAAGAAGGCAGCTGGAGAAAGGATTACTCTTGCTGATCTGTTTTTGGCTGATTCTCAAAAGATCGCCTTGTTGAATAACAAGCTGCAGCACTTGGCTGATGATGAAGATCGTGTCAAGGCCAAAGTCGATAAAAATCTGCTAGCTGATGAATCCATCAATGTTAAACATGATCTAAATGATGACAGGGTTACCTTAATATCTAATAAGAAGCTCACTAAAGACCATGCCGCTCGCCCCATCAAGAAAATCAACCGAGTAAGCTAGCATCTCTTCCGGCCTCTCATACTAGATATCATTGTTTTTGTAtacgtattttttttttctttttaatactcTATTAGACAAATATTCACacatttttgttaaaaacaGAACTACGTACAACCAAGAATCTCTTGTTTAATTTGATGAGTCATCTTAATGTTATGCCAAAGTAACTAATTTGCTAACACGCGTATAGTTAGTGTCATTGATTCAACTAGCGcgctagcatatatatatactaattaatcaTAATGTGTATGCTTTTTGTGTTAAAGATGGTTCGAaaaatgttgaagaagaagatccaTCCGGACGTTGAGAATCAAAAGCAGGAGACAGCACGTACGAAGCCCAAACGCTTATAATTTGGATCAAACACACATGGTAATTATTCATGCTTTATTATTCTCCGTCATCTCTTGGCTTATTGGTTTAATTCGTGATCCTTTTACCCATATATGACCTCACATCAATAATCCTTCATTTAGAAAACCGACAAATAATATCACAAATTGAATCCCTgaaacttcttttttttgtgGTTGGATGTGTACTTTTTATGATAAAGACGTCCGTTTTTAATTAGTCGAGGattgattgttttatttttaattttgtttgcaGATCGATATGCGTTTGCATTTACATGTTGCCGCGAGTTATTGACTAGTTTGCTTGATTTCTCCACTTAAAGTTATTGTATGTTGTATGTTCGTTGGTTTTCATGTTCGAAATTGTCgttgtctttttattttattttttcttgaattggcatttattttataaatctaTGGAGTGAATGCTTTGTATGTCATGGATTTGTTGTTTAACTTCTTTTGAAGAGTTATCATTATTGAAAGGTTATGATAACGTACGTCCAGCAGTACGTATTAGTGAATCTCAACATGCTATTTTTCAgataacatttaaaataataaaaaattccTTCTATAAGACATGTTTAAGTCACTTACAATTTTATATGGCCCTTATATAACGTtttaaaggggaaaaaaaattcTTTCGAGAAAATAGATGTGGGGGTGGGGGTGGCACAGATTGAAATTAATGTGTGTCTTAAAACTGAAAATATTGATATGCAACGCACCAAATTAATTTACTAGGTATCAACATTTCTTAATAACTTGTATCATGATTTTGATGGAAACATATGACTACATTGAACATTTTTAACAAATGTCTAGGGAATAAATCAGAAAACCCTTGTTAGTATTAATATTAGATTAAAAATCAAACAACATAAAAGACAGGATTTTTACGATCTCCAATTCTCTATAATAGTCCACATTACAAgagtcaaaaccaaattagcTCGTATCTAAAGCCCATGGGTAAGGGCCGTGGGCCGTTTACAATCATATGTCATGGGCTAATTAAAAACATATCGCTAAAATTAAAACCTACATCTTCGTAAGTCGTAACAAATAATAGGCGATGGCGATCTGGGTCCCAATACAACTTAGTGTAATATTCAAGAATTAAGAGTCTTCTGTGCATTGCATCTACAAGATGCAACTCGTTTGTCACGTTTAATTCAATTATctaatttgtaaattttattaattttattatatttaattattaaggtACGTAGGATATAATTAACAATAATGAAGTGTTTTGTGTTTGCTTTCATTCCACTCAAGAACCGAGCTTTTCTCATTTGATTTTGTGAGTGTGTTCTGGTTGAAGTGGAACATCGATACGTCAAGAAATGACGTCGGATGGCAAACTTCTTTCTTTCGAAGAGGTCTCAAAACACAACAGGAAGACTGATTGCTAGCTGATTATGTCTGGATTTTAtcaactttcttttttctttctttatgttAATTTTGGTGAATTTGATTATATTGCTACTTGCATTGTTAATGATACATCAAACAACCAAATTAATCATACAGTAAGGGTTAATATACATCACTTGGTACATACGAGTAGACGAGTACTTGTGTTTTAGTGGCCGCACGCCTGCAAGTTGTCCCAATTGAAATGTAAATGTAAAAAGGTGATAACCAGACCAGCAATCCAAATCGGGCCACAATGGCTGCACGGCCAGCCCAATCAGCACAATTGGTTTTGGTGGTATGAACAGACTAAAGCGGAAGCGAATTGAGAGAGAATTTAGACATTTGgggaaaactatatattttttccaattaaaatgaaaatgatttacAAGTTTAAATATTGTAATAACCGTCTAAACTAATTTGTTAGACTTATTTACATCTCTAGCCCCTATAGTtacaacttgaaaaaaaaactatccaAACTATACACTAAATATACATTCCATAGGTGGTCACCCAGTTCCTCCAATTCTCCAAACATTGAAGgcctcaagtttttttttttatgattttgggCTCAGGTATCTTCCTTTTTGGGCTTATGTTTATGAGATTGTTTAAGGGCTTAGGTATTGGGCTTATGcttataaaaactaaatagcATAAACATGTCTTATTGTTATTGTTGCCTAAGTAGTTAAGGACCAAAATTACGGTGTTTCGGTCAAGGACTGGTATTTGAAATATCGGttatttcggtggtatttcagTAATCGTAGTATtatgaaaaatgttatataatattatatatataccaaaaagattgcaattatacacacaaaaagcaAGTATATTAAGTTAATACTTAGTCTAAATAtcaaagtcaagcttaaaagtgcCAAAATTCGATAGAATAGTGTTAATACTTCAAAACTTTAGtgtttcttatgtttttttttagtttggacaagaataatttaatttaaaaaaaatctgaaaaaatggtataccaccgaaatttgaCCAATTTCGGTGAGATTTCGGTAAGTTTCACCGAAAATCTCGGTACCGAAATTGTAGACAAAAATCTATACCAGTATACCAATGGAGGACCGAAAACCGAAATACCAcaggtataccaccgaaatcgACTATATAGATTGTTGCCTTATGTTTCTTGACACCACCACGCCAGATTACAATCCATTTAAACCGGCTTAGTTGTTGAAGCTATAGTGATGCTAAAAAATTGTATTACAATATTGCTGATCGTTAAGCTATGTATTTTCTTTAACATCCCTGTTATGGGCTTGAATTTTTTTACGAATTTAACTGTGTTATTCGGGTTGATAAATTGTATGGCTGAATTTTTCTTGTAATGTAACATAGGTATATGATGTAACCCCATTTCTGGATGACCATCCAGGTGGTGATGAGGTCCTTCTATTAATTAGCAACTGGATGAAAGATTTCTATGTTGGTGAAGTCGATACCAATTTTATGCCTCGAGAGAATAAGTATAAATCACCTTCAGCCGTAACTTATTCATCCTACAGAGCTTCTGGAAGTTCATCATCTACCAAGATGTTGTTGTTACCATTTATCATGCCCATACCAATCTTGTTGCTAGCATATGCTCTCTACTACTTTGCCTAGCTAGAATTATCGAGATGGTAAATCAGCAATGCCTTAGTTTTTCTGATTTATGTCATATGTCCTTTTGGTTATTTCCTTGTTGTTTCTATCATCtaatttggtatttttttaattataccCTTATATGTCGTTATAAAAACAGTCTATTGAATTGGTATGTTcaaatttagttatatatatgcaCGTGTGTACGTTATGTTAATTTTCTTGGTTGTCGAATAAAATGCAAATAACGATAAAAGAACATGACAGATATATATAGGTGTATAGTAGGTCCAGATCGAAAGAGCTTCTACCTACTAAATTTGAACGGTAATTGAGTGATCATGAAACATGGatctactactactactacttatGAATGTGATGAGTGGGTCAATTGATGTGAATAACTCGGCATGATCTCGGGGATATGCTATATATATGTGCGCTTGGAATGACACTAACACTACTGCTATAAGTGGTAGGGATGGTATATGTTTTGTGAATTAATAAAAGTGGGACATTTGgtgattaatgttttttttcattcttatcTTTTGAAAGGGAAATGgttaatcctcctaattaaatagcctaataatcctactaattataagatgatgacacatggaaaaatcagggtgtaaaattaggaaaaataattaatggataccacatgttaccttcttaatatattaagaggattattaagTTATTTGGTTAggggatttatcattttcccttTTGAAATGGGTTATTTGTCAAAATGCTTGGGCATTATTGTGTTTATGGAAGCCGCCCACCTGGAACCGATCAAAACATGGATGGATGCTTCCGTTCGTGCTCATTTCATAGAATAGATAGCATACGTGTCTCGCGAGCACAGTGTGCTACTATTCCTTCTTcctttttgaaactttttttagGAAAATGTTGGTATCTACCAACTAAACTCAAACAACTTGTAGTGTATCTACGTTAATTACAAATTACTGGTCTAAAGTCACAAAAGCACAGATTAAAACTTGCAGGTCATCTTTTACCTTTCAACATTATGGTAAATATAATGGGCCTCTTCATAATTATTTGGTTTTTGTATGTTCTATACCATGTTTATCAAGTTTAAGTGTTAACTAAGCTATctcaaaacaaaaccaaaaatggAATAATTGGTAGAAGAGGAACAATAAGTTGGCTGATTTTAAGCGGTCCCAAATCTTTTCAACACCATAGAGCAATACTGGTAATATTTTACATGTAGTTCCGTTTTTGCATTCGCCTATGCTGGtgaattattactttttttttttataatcgaACAATCTAACCTGAATAATCTAGTTAACCCAAAACCTGGTGGAATGAACACCCCGTATAAAACTATGACATTATGGCATGAATTGAAGATCaacatttacaaaaataaatgcATTAAGTAACATACAACCGTTTACTTTTAGCAATAACTAGTACTCAAACATCCAAATTAACTTGGTTTTGCAGGTCTTGGTCATTCTTTTTTACGAGTAGTActttattttacctttttaaacaGACTTTGTTGTACGGATTGCTAAGGAACGAGTCTTATTTTTAATGTAGTGTAGTGAAGAGATTTGATGCTGTTTTGCTAGCGACGATTTTAGGAAGTTATTTATTATGGCTAAAGAAGAATTAAAAATGGCTAGTGGTGTCCAATGGATAACCGAAAGATCAGGGAAACTCCTGAAAGAGACCAAAGCATAGGGACAAAGACCAGCATCTATACAACCATCTCGGTGGTTTCCATGAGAAAAAACAGCTAAATGGAGATGCTTTTGTCGGAGAATGATATTGCTATAACAATATTTAGCCATTTACAAAAACAActacattatacaataaaatttaTACCTTGGCTAATTATTGTTGTAACAATATCACTATCTTTTCTGTTCATCTTGTTCAAATAGAGCTGTGTGTTTGACTCAAATATATATGGTCTAAATGAGATATTTTTGTGTGCTACACACATACAATGGGATATACAAATTAGTTCATCACCTCCTTTATACATGCATAGAGGGGAAAACAAGTAATCTAATCCTATCCTAGTCTAATATGTACGAGCTAGTATTATAAATGCTTGATCTCCAAGTATTATCATAACCAATTTCAAAACCTTGACTACCAAGTATTACCTAATTCTAAATTACCATATATTATGGATTACTatcataattttaaatttactaATAATTCTAACAATAGATCGCATATCTAATTAATGCTCACAATTCATTGTTAAATATGAGAAAAATCATTTAAGAACAATTTAAGAATGGGTCTTCGTGTGCAACGATGGTATTTCATTGGGTGCTGACAATGAACAATTGTTTTTAATGTAACGTTGTCTCCAGACGATGACGACGTTTGCCAATTATTAATTCTCGAAATATGTCATATTGAAAAGGAAACGAGACATATTATAGTACTAAATTAAGGATtagaaaaaattaatattattaaagaaaTTGATGAGGAGTTGTCTGCTAAAATGTATTCTAATCCCATAAAGGCTGGAACTCCAAGGATTATATGCTACTAATTATGGTTTAGAAAAATCCATAGAAGACTTGCATCATAATGTCCTTATTGCCTAGTGTATCTCACCTTCTAATAATACATTTTTAACAAACGTGTCTACGTGTGCAATGATATACTATATCCTAATGTAATACGaagtaatatttatatataccttCATTTCGGAGATTCGAGCATATATAGTGGTTTTCCAACTCTGGTCGAACTAAAACACAAACTTGCGACTTGATTAGTTGCACGA
Coding sequences within:
- the LOC122593475 gene encoding protein TILLER ANGLE CONTROL 1: MKIFNWVHRRFHHKYEEQDATKAAEVTENGKDKLALLNDNNEPPLDHSVFDGWKEGILAIGTFGFDPALSKDIEQEEAYVCDNATRDEVSTDEDEEEDMEHPLVLKACKHGFFDDHKKDDHHYKYLPQCDEISQLNDHDEDGVVEDTDDLMMMMKYQKKAAGERITLADLFLADSQKIALLNNKLQHLADDEDRVKAKVDKNLLADESINVKHDLNDDRVTLISNKKLTKDHAARPIKKINRMVRKMLKKKIHPDVENQKQETARTKPKRL
- the LOC122592177 gene encoding cytochrome B5-like, producing the protein MVYHRNLTNFGEISVSFTENLGTEIVDKNLYQYTNGGPKTEIPQVYDVTPFLDDHPGGDEVLLLISNWMKDFYVGEVDTNFMPRENKYKSPSAVTYSSYRASGSSSSTKMLLLPFIMPIPILLLAYALYYFA